The Impatiens glandulifera chromosome 3, dImpGla2.1, whole genome shotgun sequence genome contains a region encoding:
- the LOC124929547 gene encoding vegetative cell wall protein gp1-like isoform X1 has translation MAGKFILAVFAVVALFVQSTTAVTYTVGDNLGWTVPPSPNTYPSWASPITFRVGDILVFNFASGAHDVATVTKQAIDSCNTNSPITMQTIAPVAFSLNNIGEIHFICTFGSHCSLGQKFSINVTSAAPAPGAPSPPTTPVPATPPPPTTPAPGTPSPPTTPAPGAPSPPTTPVPATPPPPTTPAPGTPSPPTTPAPGAPSPPTTPAPATPPPMTTPVPAAPMPPTTTPMPPTTTPVPATPTPSVTPTTPAPESSSLPPSASTQPPMRMPGGPTVSPSASPNPSTTSPPGAATPPGSSSPSPTTTTPTPPNAPPPPSSATRSSLTVVGFMGTLMAIAMGLTL, from the exons ATGGCTGGAAAATTCATTCTGGCGGTGTTCGCCGTCGTCGCACTCTTCGTACAGAGTACCACCGCCGTCACATACACCGTCGGAGATAACTTGGGTTGGACTGTTCCCCCCTCTCCCAATACCTACCCTAGTTGGGCTTCTCCGATCACATTTCGTGTTGGCGATATTTTAG TCTTCAACTTCGCTAGCGGAGCACATGACGTGGCCACGGTCACAAAGCAAGCTATTGACTCATGTAACACCAACTCTCCCATCACCATGCAGACCATCGCTCCGGTCGCCTTCTCTCTAAACAACATCGGCGAGATCCACTTTATTTGCACTTTCGGCAGTCACTGCTCCCTTGGACAGAAATTCTCCATCAACGTCACCTCCGCCGCCCCTGCACCCGGCGCCCCATCCCCGCCCACCACCCCTGTACCCGCAACCCCACCGCCGCCCACCACCCCTGCACCCGGCACCCCATCCCCGCCCACCACCCCTGCACCCGGCGCCCCATCTCCACCGACCACCCCTGTACCCGCAACCCCACCGCCGCCCACCACCCCTGCACCCGGCACCCCATCCCCGCCCACCACCCCTGCACCCGGCGCCCCATCCCCGCCAACCACCCCTGCACCCGCAACCCCACCGCCGATGACCACCCCTGTACCCGCAGCCCCAATGCCGCCGACGACCACCCCTATGCCGCCGACGACCACCCCTGTACCCGCAACCCCGACACCTTCTGTTACACCCACCACTCCGGCACCGGAATCTTCATCGCTTCCTCCATCAGCATCCACCCAGCCGCCAATGCGAATGCCAGGAGGCCCCACAGTTTCCCCATCGGCGTCACCCAATCCATCTACCACTTCGCCTCCAGGCGCCGCAACTCCACCTGGATCATCCTCTCCTTCGCCAACTACTACAACTCCCACTCCTCCCAATGCGCCACCACCGCCTAGCTCTGCGACGAGAAGCAGCCTGACTGTTGTTGGATTTATGGGGACGTTGATGGCCATTGCCATGGGGTTAACtctataa
- the LOC124929547 gene encoding blue copper protein-like isoform X2, protein MAGKFILAVFAVVALFVQSTTAVTYTVGDNLGWTVPPSPNTYPSWASPITFRVGDILVFNFASGAHDVATVTKQAIDSCNTNSPITMQTIAPVAFSLNNIGEIHFICTFGSHCSLGQKFSINVTSAAPAPGAPSPPTTPVPAAPMPPTTTPMPPTTTPVPATPTPSVTPTTPAPESSSLPPSASTQPPMRMPGGPTVSPSASPNPSTTSPPGAATPPGSSSPSPTTTTPTPPNAPPPPSSATRSSLTVVGFMGTLMAIAMGLTL, encoded by the exons ATGGCTGGAAAATTCATTCTGGCGGTGTTCGCCGTCGTCGCACTCTTCGTACAGAGTACCACCGCCGTCACATACACCGTCGGAGATAACTTGGGTTGGACTGTTCCCCCCTCTCCCAATACCTACCCTAGTTGGGCTTCTCCGATCACATTTCGTGTTGGCGATATTTTAG TCTTCAACTTCGCTAGCGGAGCACATGACGTGGCCACGGTCACAAAGCAAGCTATTGACTCATGTAACACCAACTCTCCCATCACCATGCAGACCATCGCTCCGGTCGCCTTCTCTCTAAACAACATCGGCGAGATCCACTTTATTTGCACTTTCGGCAGTCACTGCTCCCTTGGACAGAAATTCTCCATCAACGTCACCTCCGCCGCCCCTGCACCCGGCGCCCCATCCCCGCCC ACCACCCCTGTACCCGCAGCCCCAATGCCGCCGACGACCACCCCTATGCCGCCGACGACCACCCCTGTACCCGCAACCCCGACACCTTCTGTTACACCCACCACTCCGGCACCGGAATCTTCATCGCTTCCTCCATCAGCATCCACCCAGCCGCCAATGCGAATGCCAGGAGGCCCCACAGTTTCCCCATCGGCGTCACCCAATCCATCTACCACTTCGCCTCCAGGCGCCGCAACTCCACCTGGATCATCCTCTCCTTCGCCAACTACTACAACTCCCACTCCTCCCAATGCGCCACCACCGCCTAGCTCTGCGACGAGAAGCAGCCTGACTGTTGTTGGATTTATGGGGACGTTGATGGCCATTGCCATGGGGTTAACtctataa
- the LOC124929546 gene encoding beta-1,4-mannosyl-glycoprotein 4-beta-N-acetylglucosaminyltransferase isoform X2, whose protein sequence is MPPRQLRFTSRRAPTKLLLCSIFVILIPLWIIITHRQKISYFFRPLWDKPPPPFQHLSHFYAENVSIPQLCRLHGWSPREHPRNVFDAIIFSNELDMLEIRWNELYPYVTKFVILESNTTFTGIPKPLFFASNRDRFSFAEGKIVHGVFPGRMASSGFHSDPFKLESEQRVAMNMFLRQAGISTGDILIMSDTDEIPSPHTIKLLQWCDGIPPVLHLELKHYMYSFEFPVDYSSWRASVHVYQAWTPYRHSRQSNLILSDAGWHCSFCFRNLREFVFKMTAYSHADRVRRNEFMSYSRIQKLICKGDDLFDMLPEEYSFRELIKKMGSIPRSASAIHLPAYLIQNAEKYKFLLPGGCLREFTDV, encoded by the coding sequence ATGCCACCAAGACAGTTGCGTTTCACCTCAAGAAGAGCACCAACGAAGCTATTATTATGTTCCATATTCGTTATACTTATCCCATTATGGATTATTATCACACACAGACAAAAGATCTCGTATTTCTTCCGCCCACTTTGGGATAAACCTCCTCCTCCATTTCAACATTTGTCACATTTCTACGCAGAAAATGTTTCAATCCCACAGCTCTGCCGCCTCCATGGATGGTCTCCACGAGAACATCCACGAAACGTATTTGATGCCATCATCTTCAGTAACGAATTAGACATGCTCGAGATAAGATGGAACGAACTCTATCCCTATGTGACTAAATTCGTTATACTCGAATCCAACACAACCTTCACCGGTATCCCCAAACCACTGTTCTTTGCTTCGAACCGCGACAGGTTTTCCTTTGCAGAGGGTAAAATCGTCCACGGTGTTTTCCCTGGTCGAATGGCATCCTCGGGATTTCATAGTGACCCGTTTAAGCTCGAATCCGAGCAAAGGGTAGCCATGAATATGTTCCTTCGTCAGGCTGGGATCTCAACAGGGGATATTCTAATTATGTCAGATACTGACGAGATCCCGAGCCCACATACGATTAAACTGCTTCAATGGTGCGATGGAATTCCCCCGGTTCTTCATCTCGAGCTGAAACATTACATGTACTCTTTTGAGTTTCCCGTCGACTACAGCAGCTGGCGAGCCTCGGTTCATGTATATCAGGCATGGACGCCTTATCGCCATTCTCGACAGTCGAATCTGATTCTATCGGATGCTGGATGGCATTGCAGCTTTTGTTTTAGGAACTTGAGGGAATTCGTTTTCAAGATGACTGCTTACAGCCATGCGGATCGCGTTAGACGTAACGAGTTTATGAGCTATTCGAGAATTCAGAAACTGATTTGTAAAGGAGATGATCTTTTCGATATGTTACCAGAAGAGTATAGCTTTAGAGAACTGATTAAGAAGATGGGATCTATTCCACGGTCTGCATCTGCTATTCATCTTCCGGCTTACTTGATTCAGAATGCTGAGAAGTATAAGTTCCTTCTACCTGGAGGATGTTTGCGCGAATTTACCGATGTTTGA
- the LOC124929546 gene encoding beta-1,4-mannosyl-glycoprotein 4-beta-N-acetylglucosaminyltransferase isoform X1 has product MRFECYSPFARFIHHQACASAISNRMPPRQLRFTSRRAPTKLLLCSIFVILIPLWIIITHRQKISYFFRPLWDKPPPPFQHLSHFYAENVSIPQLCRLHGWSPREHPRNVFDAIIFSNELDMLEIRWNELYPYVTKFVILESNTTFTGIPKPLFFASNRDRFSFAEGKIVHGVFPGRMASSGFHSDPFKLESEQRVAMNMFLRQAGISTGDILIMSDTDEIPSPHTIKLLQWCDGIPPVLHLELKHYMYSFEFPVDYSSWRASVHVYQAWTPYRHSRQSNLILSDAGWHCSFCFRNLREFVFKMTAYSHADRVRRNEFMSYSRIQKLICKGDDLFDMLPEEYSFRELIKKMGSIPRSASAIHLPAYLIQNAEKYKFLLPGGCLREFTDV; this is encoded by the exons ATGAGATTTGAATGTTATTCTCCTTTTGCAAGATTCATCCACCACCAAGCATGTGCATCTGCAATCTCAAATAG AATGCCACCAAGACAGTTGCGTTTCACCTCAAGAAGAGCACCAACGAAGCTATTATTATGTTCCATATTCGTTATACTTATCCCATTATGGATTATTATCACACACAGACAAAAGATCTCGTATTTCTTCCGCCCACTTTGGGATAAACCTCCTCCTCCATTTCAACATTTGTCACATTTCTACGCAGAAAATGTTTCAATCCCACAGCTCTGCCGCCTCCATGGATGGTCTCCACGAGAACATCCACGAAACGTATTTGATGCCATCATCTTCAGTAACGAATTAGACATGCTCGAGATAAGATGGAACGAACTCTATCCCTATGTGACTAAATTCGTTATACTCGAATCCAACACAACCTTCACCGGTATCCCCAAACCACTGTTCTTTGCTTCGAACCGCGACAGGTTTTCCTTTGCAGAGGGTAAAATCGTCCACGGTGTTTTCCCTGGTCGAATGGCATCCTCGGGATTTCATAGTGACCCGTTTAAGCTCGAATCCGAGCAAAGGGTAGCCATGAATATGTTCCTTCGTCAGGCTGGGATCTCAACAGGGGATATTCTAATTATGTCAGATACTGACGAGATCCCGAGCCCACATACGATTAAACTGCTTCAATGGTGCGATGGAATTCCCCCGGTTCTTCATCTCGAGCTGAAACATTACATGTACTCTTTTGAGTTTCCCGTCGACTACAGCAGCTGGCGAGCCTCGGTTCATGTATATCAGGCATGGACGCCTTATCGCCATTCTCGACAGTCGAATCTGATTCTATCGGATGCTGGATGGCATTGCAGCTTTTGTTTTAGGAACTTGAGGGAATTCGTTTTCAAGATGACTGCTTACAGCCATGCGGATCGCGTTAGACGTAACGAGTTTATGAGCTATTCGAGAATTCAGAAACTGATTTGTAAAGGAGATGATCTTTTCGATATGTTACCAGAAGAGTATAGCTTTAGAGAACTGATTAAGAAGATGGGATCTATTCCACGGTCTGCATCTGCTATTCATCTTCCGGCTTACTTGATTCAGAATGCTGAGAAGTATAAGTTCCTTCTACCTGGAGGATGTTTGCGCGAATTTACCGATGTTTGA